In one window of Sandaracinaceae bacterium DNA:
- a CDS encoding PAS domain-containing protein, whose amino-acid sequence MKTDPTSRLDGLTRENEVLRNRVLELERALARVGTTGPSEPLGRSLDEREALLAECENVGRMGSWIWDVQGDRVHWSEGLYRIIGYDPATMTPSSEAFFARIHPDDVMHVRAAAERTVTTGASEHVSYRVLLPDGTVRHVGMDSVFLFDEEGTLRRAVGTVVDVTDREEAAREVARARWLLDETERFSSTGSWEWKLPQGTVTWSKGMYRLLGFDESEPASFELWDAAVHPDDHPHMADVRARAIATGRADPYECRFLRRDGTVRRLRVVGEPVYDASGESTGLIGTITDITAASEMEERVRQAQKMEMVGQLAGSIAHDFNNLLTVILGGVQEITRGQGASEMLTQVERAARSAAGLTQRLLGFSRQAVVQPEVVDLTRVIDDFRPLLGRALGAEVAVRVQHDDGEFLARLDENQLQQVLMNLSVNARDAMGGRGTLTLSLARVTTLHGEVPLLLGGEYLRLTVSDTGHGMDPLTAQRIFEPFFTTKPIGKGTGLGLAMVEGAMKQAGGAVVVQTRLGEGTSFHLYFPPAPARASEHPPSPAMPGSLRVLLVEDDPCVRHALSVSLESIGCEVVAMDGGPAALEAWEQQQGQFDVLVTDLAMPDMRGEVLAATLLERSATLRAVLATGYVDRAIDLSAFEGRFKLLQKPVERHALAAALARL is encoded by the coding sequence ATGAAGACCGACCCCACGTCGCGCCTCGACGGGTTGACGCGCGAGAACGAGGTGCTCCGCAACCGTGTGCTCGAGCTCGAGCGGGCGCTCGCGCGAGTCGGCACGACGGGGCCATCCGAGCCACTCGGTCGCAGCCTGGACGAGCGGGAGGCCCTGCTCGCCGAGTGCGAGAACGTGGGCAGGATGGGCAGCTGGATCTGGGACGTGCAGGGGGACCGCGTCCACTGGTCCGAGGGCCTCTACCGCATCATCGGCTACGACCCGGCGACGATGACGCCGTCCTCCGAGGCGTTCTTCGCGCGCATCCACCCCGACGACGTCATGCACGTGCGGGCGGCCGCGGAACGCACCGTCACGACGGGCGCGAGCGAGCACGTCTCGTATCGGGTGCTGCTGCCGGACGGAACCGTGCGCCACGTGGGGATGGACAGCGTGTTTCTGTTCGACGAGGAGGGCACGTTGAGGCGCGCGGTGGGCACCGTGGTCGACGTCACCGACCGCGAAGAGGCCGCCCGCGAGGTGGCGCGTGCGCGCTGGCTGTTGGACGAGACCGAGCGCTTCAGCTCGACCGGCAGCTGGGAGTGGAAGCTGCCCCAGGGCACCGTCACGTGGTCGAAGGGCATGTATCGCCTGCTGGGCTTCGACGAGAGCGAGCCGGCGAGCTTCGAGCTGTGGGACGCGGCGGTGCACCCCGACGATCACCCGCACATGGCCGACGTGCGTGCGCGCGCGATTGCGACTGGCCGGGCCGACCCGTACGAGTGCCGTTTCCTGCGACGCGATGGGACCGTGCGGCGGCTGCGCGTGGTGGGAGAGCCCGTCTACGACGCGTCCGGCGAGTCCACGGGTCTGATCGGCACCATCACGGACATCACGGCCGCGAGCGAGATGGAAGAGCGCGTTCGGCAGGCGCAGAAGATGGAGATGGTCGGCCAGCTCGCGGGCAGCATCGCGCACGACTTCAACAACCTGCTCACCGTCATTCTGGGAGGCGTTCAAGAGATCACGCGCGGGCAGGGTGCCTCCGAAATGCTCACCCAGGTGGAGCGCGCCGCTCGCTCGGCGGCGGGTCTCACGCAGCGCTTGCTGGGGTTCAGTCGGCAGGCCGTGGTGCAACCCGAGGTGGTCGACCTCACGCGCGTCATCGATGACTTTCGCCCTCTCTTGGGCCGCGCGCTCGGGGCCGAGGTGGCGGTGCGCGTCCAGCACGACGACGGCGAGTTCCTGGCGCGGCTCGACGAGAACCAACTCCAGCAGGTCCTCATGAACCTGAGCGTCAACGCACGCGACGCCATGGGCGGGCGCGGCACGCTCACGCTGTCGCTCGCGCGCGTCACCACCCTGCACGGCGAGGTCCCGTTGCTGCTCGGGGGCGAGTATCTGCGCCTCACCGTCTCCGACACGGGCCACGGGATGGACCCGCTCACCGCGCAGCGCATCTTCGAGCCGTTCTTCACGACCAAGCCCATCGGCAAGGGCACGGGCCTCGGCCTGGCCATGGTGGAGGGCGCCATGAAGCAAGCGGGTGGCGCGGTCGTGGTCCAGACACGGCTGGGCGAGGGCACCTCGTTCCACTTGTACTTCCCGCCCGCGCCTGCCCGCGCGTCCGAGCACCCTCCCAGCCCCGCTATGCCGGGCTCGCTCCGCGTGCTGTTGGTCGAAGACGACCCTTGCGTGCGCCACGCTCTCTCCGTCTCGCTCGAGAGCATCGGCTGCGAAGTCGTCGCTATGGATGGTGGCCCCGCCGCGCTCGAGGCGTGGGAGCAGCAACAAGGCCAGTTCGACGTGCTCGTCACCGACCTCGCCATGCCGGACATGCGCGGCGAGGTGCTGGCAGCGACCCTGCTCGAGCGCAGCGCCACGCTCCGTGCCGTGCTCGCCACGGGCTATGTGGACCGCGCCATCGACCTGTCCGCGTTCGAGGGCCGCTTCAAGCTCCTCCAGAAGCCCGTCGAGCGCCACGCCCTGGCTGCCGCGCTCGCCCGGCTTTGA
- a CDS encoding RluA family pseudouridine synthase, with protein MTQPPPVDPLDDADFTDEDDELIAPAPRTPTSVEPIRVVLREQEAGERLDRVLAEREEIGHSRAVLQRWIAEGRVTVDGKVIDRKAVATPLGVVVIEPAPPPPMVALPEDLPLHVLFEDEHLIVVNKAAGMVVHPAPGHSHGTLVNALLHHAALDPALREGQARPGIVHRLDKDTSGVLVAAKTPAAHEGLVKLFQAHTIERRYIAIAVGPHLRSQTFDTFHGRHPHDRKRFSSTVGKGKRAVTRAVVTERLHGGGLLALTLETGRTHQIRVHLADTGTPVLADPLYGKRSRDPRLTRAEDAVGRQALHAELLGFVHPITGAALRIEAPAPADFQAALDILRDA; from the coding sequence ATGACCCAGCCTCCCCCCGTCGACCCGCTCGACGACGCCGATTTCACGGACGAAGACGACGAGCTGATAGCGCCTGCGCCGCGCACCCCAACCTCGGTAGAGCCCATTCGTGTGGTGCTGCGCGAGCAGGAGGCGGGCGAGCGCCTGGACCGCGTGTTGGCCGAGCGCGAGGAGATTGGCCATTCGCGCGCCGTGCTGCAGCGCTGGATCGCCGAGGGACGCGTGACCGTGGACGGCAAGGTCATCGACCGCAAGGCCGTGGCCACGCCGCTCGGCGTGGTGGTCATCGAGCCCGCGCCACCGCCTCCGATGGTAGCCCTGCCGGAGGACCTCCCCCTGCACGTGCTGTTCGAGGACGAGCACCTCATCGTGGTCAACAAGGCGGCCGGGATGGTGGTCCACCCCGCGCCGGGCCACTCGCACGGCACACTGGTGAACGCGCTGCTCCATCACGCTGCGCTGGACCCCGCGCTTCGCGAGGGGCAGGCCCGCCCCGGCATCGTCCACCGCTTGGACAAGGACACCAGCGGCGTGCTGGTGGCTGCCAAGACGCCCGCTGCCCACGAGGGCCTCGTGAAGCTGTTCCAGGCGCACACCATCGAGCGCCGCTACATCGCCATCGCGGTGGGTCCACACCTCCGCTCGCAGACCTTCGACACGTTCCACGGGCGGCATCCGCACGACCGCAAGCGCTTCAGCTCCACCGTGGGCAAGGGCAAGCGCGCCGTGACGCGTGCCGTGGTGACCGAGCGGCTGCACGGTGGGGGGCTCTTGGCGCTCACGCTCGAGACGGGGCGCACCCACCAGATTCGCGTACACCTGGCCGACACGGGCACGCCGGTGCTGGCCGACCCGCTCTACGGCAAGCGCAGCCGCGACCCGCGCCTCACGCGCGCCGAAGACGCCGTGGGACGCCAAGCGCTGCACGCCGAGCTGCTGGGCTTCGTTCACCCCATCACAGGTGCGGCGCTGCGCATCGAGGCTCCCGCTCCGGCCGACTTCCAGGCCGCGCTCGACATCCTCCGCGACGCCTGA
- a CDS encoding DUF72 domain-containing protein has translation MLLVACSGFPVPVSRYWGAFPAVEISDTEIAMPGRGSIRRWTREAPEGFAFSVLAPKQLGDSAFKKTAEADEALDAVLGLCTELKARAIVFGAPVTFKVTKPNREALKRLVSRAPKKGGPALVFDLPAWKPAQVLDATGRDDVVVAYDPLQSEPIESGALRYIRLAGPAGHRSRYDEPSIDQVADHIKGLSDLTTRDTFCVFCNIDMQTNANQLLGRLG, from the coding sequence ATGCTCTTGGTCGCGTGCTCTGGCTTCCCCGTCCCCGTCAGTCGCTACTGGGGCGCATTTCCTGCTGTCGAGATCTCGGACACCGAGATCGCGATGCCGGGGCGCGGCTCCATTCGGCGCTGGACCCGTGAGGCCCCCGAGGGCTTCGCGTTCTCGGTCCTGGCCCCCAAGCAGCTGGGCGACAGCGCCTTCAAGAAGACCGCCGAGGCCGACGAAGCGCTGGACGCCGTGCTGGGCCTGTGCACGGAGCTCAAGGCGCGCGCCATCGTCTTCGGAGCCCCGGTCACGTTCAAGGTCACCAAGCCCAACCGCGAGGCGCTCAAGCGCCTGGTGAGCCGTGCCCCGAAGAAGGGTGGCCCCGCCCTGGTGTTCGACCTCCCGGCATGGAAGCCGGCCCAGGTGCTGGACGCGACAGGCCGCGACGACGTGGTGGTGGCCTACGACCCGCTGCAGAGCGAGCCCATCGAGAGCGGCGCGCTGCGCTACATCCGCTTGGCCGGCCCCGCGGGACATCGCAGTCGCTACGACGAGCCCTCCATCGACCAGGTGGCGGACCACATCAAGGGCCTCTCGGACCTCACCACGCGCGACACCTTCTGCGTGTTCTGCAACATCGACATGCAGACCAACGCCAACCAGCTGCTCGGCCGCTTGGGCTGA
- a CDS encoding OmpA family protein — MGQPLPHRRRPSATFRPALVWLAALAWLVAAPVAAQQRPTLDLQLFQPTLATGTTFTLDRPEVPRHLTIVAGLGVNGASRLMERGDGEDIAPWRVQADLLFALGLFEWVEFGVALPVVFGATGPFVSAGPIATDTHVSLGDVRIGFKVPLLRGRNALSARIEGTLPTGGRSTYARQRYWTLTPGLVFAHHAGDFTFGADLAYRFRDRSAVPGFELDDELQVKLGGAYRVVPLLAIIAEGQLRAGLGGRTLRRNENPMEVDVGVRLFPNISWTIDVGVGTGVLAGYGAPQVRGFVIVRYSNEAEPCEAGPEDFDGFDDGDFCAELDNDADGLEDTVDQCANDAEDADSFADEDGCPDPDNDADGILDDVDTCPLESEDMDAYQDEDGCPEPDNDGDGIPDGTDQCPMEPEDRDNYQDDDGCPEPGPERATVTVTDTRILISERIYFDFDTSEIRSVSLPLLDQVADVIRALPGRRRIRVEGYTDSEGDDSYNADLSYTRARAVVDYLVGRGVDRNRMLYEGYGERNPVAPNDSPEGRALNRRVEFTIMPD; from the coding sequence GTGGGTCAGCCTCTCCCTCATCGTCGTCGTCCGTCGGCCACATTCCGGCCCGCGCTGGTCTGGCTCGCGGCGCTGGCCTGGCTCGTCGCGGCTCCGGTCGCAGCCCAGCAGCGGCCCACCCTGGATCTCCAGCTGTTCCAGCCCACGCTGGCCACCGGCACCACGTTCACGCTCGACCGCCCCGAGGTGCCGCGCCACCTCACCATCGTGGCTGGGCTCGGAGTCAACGGCGCCTCGCGGCTCATGGAGCGTGGAGACGGCGAAGACATCGCGCCCTGGCGTGTGCAGGCCGACCTCTTGTTCGCGCTGGGTCTCTTCGAGTGGGTCGAGTTCGGTGTCGCGCTCCCGGTGGTGTTCGGCGCCACGGGCCCGTTCGTCAGCGCGGGCCCCATCGCCACGGACACGCACGTGTCCCTGGGCGACGTGCGCATCGGCTTCAAGGTGCCCCTCCTGCGCGGACGCAACGCGCTCTCTGCCCGCATCGAGGGCACGCTCCCCACGGGCGGCCGGTCCACCTACGCGCGCCAGCGCTACTGGACACTCACGCCGGGCCTGGTGTTCGCGCATCACGCGGGCGACTTCACCTTCGGCGCGGACCTCGCCTACCGCTTCCGAGACCGGTCGGCGGTGCCTGGCTTCGAGCTGGACGACGAGCTGCAGGTCAAGCTGGGCGGCGCCTACCGCGTGGTGCCGCTGCTGGCCATCATCGCCGAGGGTCAGCTGCGCGCCGGCCTCGGCGGGCGCACGCTGCGCCGCAACGAGAACCCCATGGAAGTGGACGTCGGCGTCCGCCTCTTCCCGAACATCTCGTGGACCATCGACGTGGGCGTGGGCACGGGCGTGCTGGCCGGCTACGGCGCGCCCCAGGTGCGCGGCTTCGTCATCGTGCGTTACAGCAACGAGGCCGAGCCGTGTGAGGCGGGCCCCGAAGACTTCGATGGCTTCGACGACGGCGACTTCTGCGCCGAGCTCGACAACGACGCCGATGGCCTCGAAGACACCGTGGACCAGTGCGCGAACGACGCCGAGGATGCGGACTCGTTCGCCGATGAAGACGGCTGCCCGGACCCCGACAACGACGCGGACGGCATCCTGGACGACGTGGACACCTGCCCGCTCGAGTCCGAGGACATGGACGCCTACCAGGACGAAGACGGCTGCCCCGAGCCCGACAACGACGGCGACGGCATCCCCGATGGCACCGACCAGTGCCCCATGGAGCCGGAGGATCGCGACAACTACCAGGACGACGATGGCTGCCCCGAGCCCGGGCCCGAGCGCGCCACGGTCACCGTCACGGACACGCGCATCCTGATCTCGGAGCGCATCTACTTCGACTTCGACACCTCGGAGATCCGCTCGGTCAGCTTGCCACTGCTCGACCAGGTGGCGGACGTCATCCGCGCGCTGCCCGGTCGCCGCCGCATTCGCGTGGAGGGCTACACCGACTCCGAAGGCGATGACTCCTACAACGCCGACCTCAGCTACACACGCGCGCGTGCGGTGGTGGACTACCTGGTGGGGCGCGGTGTGGACCGCAACCGGATGCTCTACGAGGGCTACGGCGAGCGGAACCCGGTGGCGCCCAACGACTCCCCCGAGGGTCGCGCGCTCAACCGGCGCGTCGAGTTCACCATCATGCCGGACTGA
- a CDS encoding tetratricopeptide repeat protein, protein MSDDLSLDARLLRFRSDPGAEPCHELSAALLDAQRAREALEVLSRGLSLREDDVRLLRLAARAFLVEGDVLRAQQTLTRVIRSHPADVDAYRLLAETLLQRGDVGRARAAMAKALTLAPDDAALRAMRERLGSGTETGAVAATASVTETETGSETETGSETERPRPRPRPRPRPRPRPRPRLRLGPEPTADRCPWLAPWPRPRPRRRLLRARVGCWVSGRSSPKMSRVCWLRR, encoded by the coding sequence GTGTCCGACGACCTCAGCCTCGACGCACGCCTGCTGCGCTTTCGCTCCGATCCTGGCGCGGAGCCCTGCCACGAGCTGTCCGCGGCGCTGCTGGACGCGCAGCGAGCGCGCGAGGCGCTGGAGGTGCTGTCCCGTGGGCTCTCGCTGCGCGAAGACGACGTGCGCTTGCTGCGGCTGGCGGCGCGAGCGTTCTTGGTCGAGGGCGACGTGTTGCGCGCGCAGCAGACGCTGACGCGGGTGATTCGGTCGCACCCTGCGGACGTGGACGCGTACCGGCTGCTGGCGGAGACGCTGCTGCAGCGCGGAGACGTGGGCCGCGCGCGGGCCGCGATGGCGAAGGCGCTGACGCTGGCCCCCGATGATGCGGCGTTGCGGGCGATGCGGGAGCGATTGGGAAGCGGGACCGAGACGGGGGCCGTGGCCGCGACTGCGTCCGTGACCGAGACCGAGACCGGGTCGGAGACCGAGACCGGGTCGGAGACCGAGAGGCCGAGACCGAGACCGAGACCGAGACCGAGACCGAGACCGAGACCGAGACCGAGACTGCGGCTGGGGCCGGAGCCGACAGCGGACCGTTGTCCGTGGCTGGCGCCGTGGCCGAGGCCGAGGCCGAGGCGCAGGCTGTTGCGGGCGCGGGTGGGGTGCTGGGTGAGCGGGAGGAGCTCACCCAAGATGTCACGCGTTTGCTGGCTCAGGCGATGA
- a CDS encoding acyl-CoA dehydrogenase produces the protein MDLTLTESQRMVRDMARDFAVNEVLPRARELDKASRWPAELVAQMGALGLMGVAIPEDAGGAGMDHVSYALAIEEVSAACASCGVIMSVNNSLVCDPLEKFANADQRRDVLTKLASGAALGCFGLTEPSSGSDASSMQTVATRHGDEWVIEGSKNWITNGPHADFMLVFATTDRAAGAKGVSAFIVPKGTPGYNPQEADHKLGIRAAHSCTVFFEGCRVPHSAMLGSEGDGYKIAMATLDGGRIGIAAQAVGIARAAFEKAVAYSHERHAFGEPIAKKQAIQFKLADMATQLEAARLLTLRAAWLKDRARTEKLRHTMESAQAKLFASEAATRITHQALQVYGGYGYSEEYDMERHYRDARITEIYEGTSEIMRVVIAANALKA, from the coding sequence ATGGACCTCACCCTCACCGAATCCCAGCGCATGGTGCGTGACATGGCCCGCGACTTCGCGGTCAACGAAGTCCTGCCTCGCGCGCGCGAGCTGGACAAGGCCTCACGCTGGCCCGCCGAGTTGGTGGCGCAGATGGGCGCGTTGGGGCTCATGGGCGTGGCCATCCCCGAGGACGCGGGAGGCGCCGGCATGGATCACGTGAGCTACGCGCTCGCCATCGAAGAGGTCAGCGCGGCATGCGCCTCCTGCGGCGTCATCATGAGCGTGAACAACTCGCTGGTGTGCGACCCGCTCGAGAAGTTCGCGAACGCGGATCAACGGCGAGACGTGCTCACCAAGCTGGCGTCGGGCGCGGCGCTCGGCTGCTTCGGCCTCACCGAGCCCAGCAGCGGCTCGGACGCGAGCAGCATGCAGACGGTGGCCACGCGGCACGGCGACGAGTGGGTCATCGAGGGCAGCAAGAACTGGATCACGAACGGTCCCCACGCGGACTTCATGCTGGTGTTCGCCACCACGGACCGCGCGGCAGGCGCCAAGGGCGTGTCGGCCTTCATCGTCCCGAAGGGCACGCCGGGCTACAACCCCCAAGAGGCGGACCACAAGCTGGGCATCCGCGCGGCGCACTCGTGCACCGTGTTCTTCGAGGGCTGCCGCGTCCCGCACAGCGCCATGCTCGGGTCCGAGGGCGACGGGTACAAGATCGCCATGGCCACGCTGGACGGCGGCCGCATCGGCATCGCCGCGCAGGCCGTGGGCATCGCGCGGGCCGCGTTCGAGAAGGCCGTGGCCTACAGCCACGAGCGCCACGCCTTCGGCGAGCCCATCGCCAAGAAGCAGGCCATCCAGTTCAAGCTGGCCGACATGGCCACGCAGCTCGAGGCCGCGCGCCTGCTCACGCTGCGGGCCGCGTGGCTCAAGGACCGCGCGCGCACCGAGAAGCTGCGCCACACCATGGAGTCCGCGCAGGCCAAGCTGTTCGCGTCCGAGGCGGCCACGCGCATCACGCACCAGGCGCTGCAGGTCTACGGGGGATACGGGTACTCCGAGGAGTACGATATGGAGCGTCACTACCGCGACGCGCGCATCACCGAGATCTACGAGGGCACCAGCGAGATCATGCGGGTGGTCATCGCGGCCAACGCGCTCAAGGCGTGA
- a CDS encoding AgmX/PglI C-terminal domain-containing protein encodes MTGLRVVVLSALLGAGCGGGSSEAEGDGSEPEVTQTGGGTSGGEQHVERDPEPVHTSGGGGSEPVGEPVTEEDGMQLEGILGTMAPATISRAMAQRMDRFTACFASRYDALPVLGGAAQLSFRVRQDGSVRWVHLTESNVGDRETERCVLGVAASMRFSPGPVGGEAEFQDTLDLQAPEDVRPPVAWQPSRLRATLRQHGAGLRTCTVPGDNLRITVYVDPGATVAAVGASFVPTDPEADSQAALDCVTRQVAGWGFPDPGSYTAKVTFEAP; translated from the coding sequence GTGACGGGACTTCGGGTGGTGGTGTTGTCGGCGCTCTTGGGCGCAGGCTGCGGTGGCGGCAGCAGCGAAGCCGAAGGCGACGGCAGCGAGCCCGAGGTCACCCAGACCGGCGGCGGCACCAGCGGTGGCGAGCAGCACGTGGAGCGTGACCCCGAGCCCGTGCATACGTCGGGCGGGGGAGGCTCCGAGCCCGTGGGCGAGCCCGTCACCGAAGAGGACGGCATGCAGCTCGAGGGCATCTTGGGCACCATGGCTCCTGCCACCATCTCGCGCGCCATGGCGCAGCGCATGGACCGCTTCACCGCCTGCTTCGCGTCACGCTATGACGCGCTGCCGGTGCTGGGTGGGGCGGCGCAGCTCTCGTTCCGCGTGCGGCAAGACGGCAGCGTGCGCTGGGTGCACCTCACGGAGTCCAACGTGGGCGACCGCGAGACCGAGCGCTGTGTGCTTGGCGTGGCCGCGAGCATGCGCTTCTCGCCAGGCCCCGTGGGGGGCGAGGCCGAGTTCCAAGACACGCTGGACCTACAGGCTCCCGAAGACGTGCGCCCGCCCGTGGCGTGGCAGCCCTCGCGCCTGCGGGCCACGCTGCGCCAGCACGGCGCCGGCCTGCGCACGTGCACCGTGCCGGGCGACAACCTGCGCATCACGGTCTACGTGGACCCGGGCGCCACGGTGGCCGCCGTGGGGGCGTCGTTCGTGCCCACCGACCCGGAAGCGGACTCGCAGGCTGCGCTCGACTGCGTGACGCGCCAGGTGGCCGGCTGGGGCTTCCCAGACCCCGGCTCCTACACCGCCAAGGTCACGTTCGAGGCTCCTTGA
- a CDS encoding cellulase family glycosylhydrolase, with amino-acid sequence MSPAPRPGEGSRFVTVAGGAFCQPGPAATPFVPRGVGSYPLLDHVARGRLSHVHDIFDQALALGRPLIRTHAFFESGDSPGRLRSADGTFHEPGFRALDTVLALAAERGISLLLPVANNWADYGGAPAVVRMAAPDRKDKDAFFDDPRCIRAQSEFIRHLVTRVNHRTGVRYGDDPAVFAWELCNEARLERRGAWPGFRVKRDPGRTLARWALAMRAAFDAAGTQQRVGWGGSGHRGDHGEDMDAVLASGAVHFATLHLYPFATHPWLLRVQPWHARATEAVRVGAELLRDRAALAHAHGVPLLVEELGWKTGHHTLQEERLQVMRGWLHAARSLGLGMLPWMIGERGRPDYDGLLVRPEHQAVCALLTAS; translated from the coding sequence GTGAGCCCAGCCCCTCGGCCGGGCGAGGGCTCGCGGTTCGTCACGGTGGCCGGTGGCGCGTTCTGCCAGCCGGGTCCTGCGGCCACGCCCTTCGTGCCGCGCGGCGTGGGCAGCTATCCGTTGCTGGACCACGTGGCGCGTGGGCGCCTCTCCCACGTGCACGACATCTTCGACCAGGCGCTCGCCCTCGGGCGCCCGCTCATCCGCACCCACGCGTTCTTCGAAAGCGGCGACAGCCCCGGGCGCCTGCGCAGCGCCGATGGAACCTTCCACGAGCCGGGCTTCCGCGCGCTCGACACGGTGCTGGCGCTGGCGGCCGAGCGGGGCATCTCGCTGCTGCTGCCGGTGGCCAACAACTGGGCCGACTACGGCGGCGCCCCCGCCGTGGTGCGCATGGCGGCCCCCGACCGCAAGGACAAGGACGCCTTCTTCGACGACCCGCGCTGCATCCGCGCGCAGTCCGAGTTCATCCGCCACCTGGTCACCCGGGTGAACCACCGCACCGGGGTGCGCTACGGCGACGACCCCGCGGTGTTCGCCTGGGAGCTCTGCAACGAGGCGCGCCTCGAGCGCCGCGGCGCTTGGCCCGGCTTCCGGGTGAAGCGCGACCCCGGGCGCACGTTGGCCCGCTGGGCCCTCGCCATGCGCGCGGCCTTCGACGCAGCAGGCACCCAACAGCGGGTGGGCTGGGGCGGGTCTGGCCACCGCGGCGACCACGGCGAAGACATGGACGCCGTGCTGGCCTCGGGCGCGGTGCACTTCGCCACGCTGCACCTCTACCCCTTCGCCACCCACCCCTGGCTGCTGCGGGTCCAGCCCTGGCACGCGCGCGCCACCGAGGCCGTCCGGGTGGGCGCGGAGCTGCTGCGCGATCGCGCCGCCCTGGCCCACGCGCACGGTGTCCCGCTGCTGGTGGAGGAGCTGGGCTGGAAGACCGGCCACCACACGCTCCAGGAAGAGCGCCTGCAGGTCATGCGCGGCTGGCTGCACGCGGCCCGTTCTCTCGGCCTGGGCATGCTCCCATGGATGATCGGCGAGCGTGGCCGGCCGGACTACGACGGCCTGTTGGTCCGCCCCGAGCACCAGGCGGTCTGCGCCCTGCTCACTGCGAGCTGA
- a CDS encoding dihydrodipicolinate synthase family protein, with translation MSKPFDPHGAFTALVTPFTGSGDGAKCDDAAFRANVEFQVENGITGLVPCGTTGESPTLTWEEHNRVIQLCVEVAGARVSVLAGTGSNSTDEAIWSSKHARDLGASAGLLVDCYYNGPSSLELREEYYERVLAAVPGFPIVPYIIPARSGCALSAADLALLHQNAPDMVPAVKQATGDLDRMAEDRMLAGSSLAILSGDDDLTLAMMRDTRISASGVISVMSNIVPGAVSQLVRAQAAAEDERARALEAQLKPLFGLVGCAVPAKRTLAGGREVVTTDKFRNPSPVKTMMAGLGMLSHGLRAPLGSMSRAAVAQCRAALRTVHQSAPELLQPIEAAFSVSITARLADDDVWSALCR, from the coding sequence ATGAGCAAGCCCTTCGATCCGCACGGCGCCTTCACCGCCCTCGTCACGCCTTTCACGGGAAGCGGCGACGGAGCCAAGTGCGACGACGCGGCCTTCCGGGCCAACGTCGAGTTCCAGGTCGAGAACGGCATCACCGGCCTGGTCCCCTGCGGCACCACGGGTGAGTCGCCCACGCTCACCTGGGAGGAGCACAACCGCGTCATCCAGCTGTGCGTGGAGGTCGCGGGCGCGCGCGTCAGCGTGCTGGCCGGCACCGGCAGCAACAGCACCGACGAGGCCATCTGGAGCAGCAAGCACGCGCGTGACCTCGGGGCCAGCGCCGGCCTGCTGGTGGACTGCTACTACAACGGGCCCAGCTCGCTCGAGCTCCGCGAGGAGTACTACGAGCGCGTGCTCGCGGCGGTGCCGGGGTTCCCCATCGTCCCGTACATCATCCCGGCTCGCAGCGGCTGCGCGCTCTCGGCGGCGGACCTCGCGCTGCTGCACCAGAACGCGCCGGACATGGTGCCCGCCGTGAAGCAGGCCACCGGCGATCTCGACCGCATGGCCGAGGACCGCATGCTGGCGGGCAGCTCGCTGGCCATCCTCTCCGGCGATGACGACCTCACGCTGGCCATGATGCGGGACACGCGCATCTCGGCGTCGGGCGTCATCAGCGTCATGAGCAACATCGTCCCAGGCGCCGTGTCGCAGCTGGTGCGCGCCCAGGCCGCTGCAGAGGATGAGCGGGCGCGCGCCCTCGAGGCCCAGCTCAAGCCGCTCTTCGGGCTGGTGGGCTGCGCCGTGCCGGCCAAGCGCACTCTGGCTGGCGGCCGCGAGGTGGTCACCACCGACAAGTTCCGCAACCCGAGCCCCGTGAAGACCATGATGGCGGGGCTGGGCATGCTCTCGCACGGCCTGCGCGCACCCCTCGGTTCCATGAGCCGCGCCGCCGTGGCCCAGTGCCGTGCCGCGCTGCGCACCGTGCACCAGAGCGCGCCCGAGCTGCTGCAGCCCATCGAGGCGGCCTTCTCGGTGTCCATCACAGCGAGGCTGGCGGACGACGACGTCTGGTCGGCGCTCTGCCGTTGA